In Dama dama isolate Ldn47 chromosome 9, ASM3311817v1, whole genome shotgun sequence, the following proteins share a genomic window:
- the ONECUT3 gene encoding one cut domain family member 3 encodes MELSLESLGGLHGVAHAQAGELLSPSHARSAAAQHRGLVAPGRPGLVAGMASLLDGGGGGGGGGAGGAGGSSGAGGGADFRGELAGPLHPAMGMACEAPGLGGTYTTLTPLQHLPPLAAVADKFHQHAAAAAVAGAHGGHPHSHPHPAAAPPPPPPPQRLAASVSGSFTLMRDERAALASVGHLYGPYGKELPAMGSPLSPLPNALPPALHGAPQPPPPPPPPPLAAYGAPGHLAGDKLLPPAAFEPHAALLGRAEDALARGLSGGGGSGGGAGGGSTAGLLAPLGGLAAAGAHGSHAGGGGPAAGGGGPGAGAAAEEINTKEVAQRITAELKRYSIPQAIFAQRILCRSQGTLSDLLRNPKPWSKLKSGRETFRRMWKWLQEPEFQRMSALRLAACKRKEQEQQKERALQPKKQRLVFTDLQRRTLIAIFKENKRPSKEMQVTISQQLGLELNTVSNFFMNARRRCMNRWAEEPGAAPGGPAGAAATFTKA; translated from the exons ATGGAGCTGAGCCTGGAGAGCCTGGGGGGCCTGCACGGCGTGGCCCACGCGCAGGCGGGAGAGCTGCTAAGCCCGAGCCACGCGCGCTCGGCAGCGGCTCAGCACCGCGGCCTGGTGGCGCCCGGGCGCCCCGGCCTAGTGGCCGGCATGGCGAGTCTGCtggacggcggcggcggcggcggcggtgggggCGCCGGGGGCGCGGGCGGCTCGAgcggcgcgggcggcggcgcTGACTTCCGCGGGGAGCTGGCGGGACCACTGCACCCGGCCATGGGTATGGCCTGCGAGGCTCCGGGCCTGGGCGGCACCTACACGACGCTCACGCCTCTGCAGCACCTGCCCCCGCTCGCAGCCGTGGCGGACAAGTTCCACCAGCATGCGGCGGCCGCAGCTGTAGCCGGAGCGCACGGCGGCCACCCCCATTCGCACCCGCACCCGGCCGCtgcgccgcccccgccgcccccgccgcagCGCCTGGCGGCCAGCGTGAGCGGCAGCTTCACCCTCATGCGTGACGAGCGCGCAGCGCTCGCCTCCGTGGGCCACCTCTACGGGCCCTACGGCAAGGAGCTGCCCGCCATGGGGTCGCCGCTGTCGCCGCTGCCCAATGCACTGCCGCCCGCGCTGCACGGCGCCCCgcagcccccgccgccgccgccacccccGCCGCTGGCCGCCTACGGCGCGCCGGGCCACCTGGCCGGGGACAAGCTGCTGCCGCCCGCCGCCTTCGAGCCGCACGCCGCGCTGCTGGGTCGCGCGGAGGACGCGCTGGCCCGCGGGCTGTCCggaggcggcggcagcggcggcggcgcagGCGGCGGGAGCACCGCGGGGCTGCTGGCGCCGCTGGGCGGGCTGGCGGCGGCGGGAGCGCACGGGTCTCACGCGGGTGGTGGCGGCCCGGCCGCGGGCGGCGGTGGCCCCGGGGCGGGCGCGGCGGCGGAGGAGATCAACACCAAGGAGGTGGCGCAGCGCATCACGGCGGAGCTGAAGCGCTACAGCATCCCGCAGGCCATCTTCGCGCAGCGCATCCTGTGCCGCTCGCAGGGCACGCTTTCCGACCTGCTGCGCAACCCCAAGCCCTGGAGCAAGCTCAAATCGGGCCGTGAGACCTTCCGCAGGATGTGGAAGTGGCTGCAGGAGCCCGAGTTCCAGCGCATGTCGGCGCTGCGCCTGGCAG CCTGCAAGCGGAAGGAGCAGGAGCAGCAGAAAGAGCGCGCGCTGCAGCCCAAAAAGCAGCGCCTGGTGTTCACCGACCTGCAGCGGCGCACTCTCATCGCCATCTTCAAGGAGAACAAGCGGCCCTCTAAGGAGATGCAGGTCACCATCTCGCAGCAGCTCGGCCTGGAGCTCAACACCGTCAGCAATTTCTTCATGAACGCGCGGCGCCGCTGCATGAACCGCTGGGCCGAGGAGCCCGGAGCTGCCCCCGGGGGCCCCGCCGGCGCTGCCGCCACCTTCACCAAGGCCTGA